A window of Rhododendron vialii isolate Sample 1 chromosome 11a, ASM3025357v1 genomic DNA:
gtgtgtGGTTGTGTGTGATACTCTcacaccctcctatatatacacacaaatcCTCAAATTCCACTTGCACCCCTTTCACCACCAATTCTATCACTTTagcccaaatcacataaacacatcacattttcccatttccctcaattataaacattaaaattaaataaattaattacGGTTCTCTtcattctaccctccttaatGAAATTTTGTCCTCGAAATTTTCCATGCCAAAACTAGTTAACAAATACATCACACATGCATGCAACAATATATGACCATCAATACTTGCAACAAGTCACTTATCATGAtacttaaaaatacaaaacactCACATTGGTTCATTCCGGAAATAGGTGCGGAAATTTCTCTCTAACTTCATCCTTCCTTTCTCATGTCGACTCCTCGTCGCCCTAACTCTTCCACAATACTCGCACAAATGGTATCGTCTTACCTCTCAACACTTGAACGCCTGAATCTAGGATTTGTATCGTTTTGACCCCCATTCacttctaacttgttctaaGCACCTCTAAATCACCCTATAACATGATTAATCGTATCCACTGAGTTCGTGAGATATCTTTGCTTCTTTTGCCCTTGTTTGGTGAACTTTTATTTGAATATCCCTTGAAccaaaattgaaatgaaatgaCACATAATGTGAACATGAGCTTCTTGGACACTTGCATGTTGACACAACGAGAATATTCAGgacccatcgacgggtgggtgcctggcaaggggtatcgggatcccttaacTGGCCCAGCAGGAGCAAAAGCTCGTATTGGTTATATTCAAGATCTATCGAAGGGTATGGTGCCTGACAGGGGTACCTCAAAGTCGAAGCACAAAATGGTTCTAGTTATTTATCCATCTTTGTTCTGGTTGATGGGAGATGAGAATGGTTTAATACGATATTGGACACATGGGAGATGAGAATGGTTCTAGTTGAGTTGCACGTTGTTCGTTAAGTTATTATTTCGAGATTATTGACCTACGATTGTTGATTGTCCTGTGATCTTTGTTCGAGTGCCTATCTTGAGTTCATCCTAGCATTTCATTTGCATTTAATGTTTGCGTAGAATTttttactgggctagtgtagctcaaaccctccatcattttcaggtactaactcTGGACAGTAGCAAGCATGACTGAATGCTTGGGCATGGACATATTTTGAAGGCTAACGATGAGAAGTTATCTATCCATCTTTGTAGATCTCTTTGAAAGacgtatttgtaactttatttgaAAATCTTTTAACTTGGAatattgtaaactcttaactctcttACTATACTCCGTGCTTATGTAAATTGGGGCCGTTGGGCCGATAATGTAAACTTTTGGAAATTAATGGATGTTGAAAGGCGATTATGGAAATGAGAATGCTATATTATTTTGGGGTATCATACGGATTACtatgaggttttatttatggaaatcctttattattatattaaaaatcgagggcgtgacaggtAACACGTGAGTAGTTCAATTAAATAAATACCACTATTTATATAAACAGAAAGATTATCTCTTGCTTAGTGCAGTTGATAAGACACTGGCTCCCCTTCGTGGAAGGTCatgggttcgagccccacaagAAGCAGGTCGTTTGGGGGTTAGGGTTATGGATAGTCTCTGAATCCCATGCTAATCTTAACACTCCCTATCGCttgacaaaatagaaaaaaaaaacaaacaaacagaaagATTATCCCAACAGATAGAGATAATACAAGTGCCAAACAAGTCGAGCATTTGACGATTTAAATTGATAAATTGATTTgcaatgatttttctttttttgtaatgcaCAGTGGCTAAGCCAGAGTTTTGATCACGGGAGAGCCGGTttatagacatatattttttgtcggAACGTATACTTAGGGtgagtttggattaaaaagttgagtgacctatttttttgtccttatttaattttttttttttgcatttgtttgttttgtgtcaaacttttgtgacaaaagtaaaaatttttgatggcaactcataattttttgaataaagacaaaaataagtcaataaatctgtttttttacttattcttgtctttttcaaaaaaaaatatgagtttcgatcaaatttttttacttttccgattcttctcgctgagacgaatcaataaatcacaaaaatttgatccaaaactAACACatgcaaatttattttgaataaagacaaaaaagttacTGTtccacttttaaagccaaatgaggccttattatatcataaagtttttatttttcaatacattacaATTGttcattgaaatgattctagcctaatACAGTTAAAGTAAACCaagcattttatttttctttaggctatttcaattgtcacgtgcttattttttatttatgaaagaaattgagaaatgataatataaaataataggtttttttagcaaattaaaccaaaattattgagattataagtagttatacacgaataattattaacaatattcaaaatcaagtgtattcaaattaaaaattttaatactCGGGAGCTCGTGGAGCCGGGCCCTCCGGGTCCCAACATAGCTTCGCCCCTGGTAATACAATGTGTCCCGAACAAGTTTGTGCGCACCTCAAACTAATCCGGTACAGCCTCTCCCACAAccatttcacacgcttacgtgTGGGAGTAAAGTAACCCCAAAAGTTGTTGGCAATGTTACGTGTGGGAATGAGGTGACCCTAAGAATTGTTGGCAAGAAGAATCGAATTTGAGACCTTAGGATGGAAGTACGTTTTTTTGAAACTCCCATTTTAAAATACAGAGGTTACTCATTATTCGAGTTGGATGTGAAAAACATCTATTCCCTATTTTGCCTGATCTCCCTCGGCGAGGACAAGCTCTCAGGGAATTATCTCTTTCTTATTTGTGCCCTTCTTTCCCAGATGTAAAGAAAGTCTTCGTATCTTATTAGTAAAACGGAATACTAAGTAGCAATGGATAGGTAGGGAGCCCTTATGGTCACTTCCACGGAGGGTTGCTACGTTGATTGCCCCTTCCCATCttttttgcttataaaaaataaaaaataaataaagtagcAGTGGGCGGTGCAACAAAGCTTCGGCTATCTTCGATTGGTGAAATAATCTCCCTACCCTCTTTCACAGTGAGTTGGGGCTTCCGAGCCTAGTAGCAAAAGAAGGTGCTCTCGCACGCTTCCATTACCATCCTACTTTTTGTTCATTATTAGGAGCAAGTAGCAgtgacttctttttttcatcCGATTCCCAATTCTTGTTCACCCCGGATGATCGTCTTAATTGGGTGACCAGTAGGAGGAATATTACCTGATCGGCATATCGGAACTGGCATTCGAGCCACTTTGCCCTTCTTCCATCTTGGCCCCTCCTCTCTTTGTCGTTTTCTGAGTGAACAGTATGAATTTCGACTTGGTTCTCTCAAGCGCCCTTACCGAAGGAGCACCGGGAAGGTGTGCTACCCCTGCGTAGTCTCACCCCGCCTTCCCACCCCTCATCTGACATGTGATTTTGTACTTCAGGAAGGGTACTCTTAAAAATCATGTTTCAAAAAAGTTGAACGGTaaggagcaaaaaaaaaaaaatgttgaacgGTTTGAATTTATAAAAATGTGATCCAAAATATGGGAGGTATATATATTCTACTCATATAACATTTGATACAAATTTTACGTGAGACCCGcacacaaatgatcggagctGTTCAATTTACTTAAAACATAATTTTAagaattttcataaaaaatcgACTCATTTGGATATCAGTGAGGGATTGATCAGTTTATTTAGTTGATTCCTGTCAAAGTTTACATGATAAACCTGGATGAACCGATCAAGCTCTTACTGATAACCGAAGAGTTCATTTTTCTACGGGGAGtattaaaaacatattttaaacaaattgaacggctctgATTATTTGCATAAAACTCTAGTTAGTTTGGTGTCAAAATGCTCTAATTATTTGGATCAAACCCAATTTCCTTCAAGTCACACCAAGGAAATAGTATATTCTTTGTTTCACACATTACAAATCAACGTGGATCTTCCATACTACAACCAAAATTCAAGTGAGTACTTATGAAGTCAATTTCGTGTTCACTCTCAAATGgttttgattaaataaatattGAACATTAATCCCTTCACATTAGAGAACATTATCCCAAGTGGTCCCATTTGACAAAATGAGTGGGTTAGCTACCAAAGTTAGctattaatttatttatttttgtgatcATCAAGTTAGCTAttaatttatttagttttcGATCATCAAGTTAGctattaattaatttattaatAGGGAAaacccatttttcaaaaatcatttttgactctggctttcttcatttttctgcAAATATCATTCAATCAAGGACTTGCAATCAACCCCCACACGTATCTTTCCACAACTTCAAGTCAATTTCAATTAACCCCCACACAATTACAAGAATATCcaattacaaaaaatttgacTGTACCTTCTGCTATATATTATACCATGTTTTCTTGTTCAGTAGTGTATTCGTACCTACCTCACTTCAGACTGAATCACAAACCAAAAACGATGAGTCCCAAAAACTGGGTTTTCATATTACTGCTTCCATTTCTTTACTTCAGATTTTGCACTTCCAATGACACCCTAACTCCCACTCAATCCATGAAGGATGGCGACGTTTTGGTATCTAGTGGTGAAACCTTCACACTTGGGTTTTTCAGTCTGGGAAATTCCGGTCACAGGTATGTTGGAATATGGTATAACAAGATTTCAGAACAAACTGTAGTTTGGGTGGCCAATAGAGATTGCCCAATCAACGGTACCTCCGGAGTTCTATCCCTCAGTCGGGATGGAAATCTTGTCATCGACGATAATACCCAAAATCGTACCCTTTGGCAGACACATGCATCAGTGGTTTCTTATTCAGCTCGACTCTTGGATTCGGGGAATTTGGTGTTGTTCCAAGGAGATAGTGGGAGTGGTGGTGTTGTTTGGCAAAGTTTTGATCATCCAACGAATACCTTGCTGCCAAACATGAAGCTTGGGTTGGATCGGAGGACCGGTCTTGAATGGTCTCTCACATCGTGGAAGTCGAGAGACGACCCTGGTACAGGAGAATACACCTTTCGGGTCGAACCGAATGAGTTTCCCCAGTTGATACTATTCAAGGGCTCAACCCGAGTCTGGCGGATACCCGATTGTTTACAACCCCGTAGGAATGTCGAGGCTGAGACCACGGCAAGCTCCATTCTCAATGGAACTTACGTGAACAATCGCGACCAAGTCTATGGGTTTTACACCCCGATCAATGCGTCGACCCTGTTGATAATGTTCGTGGATGAATTGGGTTCTTTAAAATTGCTGACATGGGTTGGCAAATGGGTCGAGTTCTATTCGGTCCCTGGAGACCAATGCGCTACTTACGGCCGGTGTGGTGCTTATGGGTACTGCGACTCAAACAACAGGCAAGATTTTGAGTGTACGTGCCTTCCGGGATACGAGCCCAGGTCGGCAGAGGAGTGGTACCTACGGGATGCATCGGGTGGGTGCATCAAGGAGCGCAAGGCACTTTCCATGTGTCAAAACGGAGAAGGGTTTGTCAAGGTTGTGAACGCAAATATTCCGGATACGTCCAAGGCACATTTGTTGATGAGCCTGAGCGTGCATGAGTGCAAGGATGAGTGCTTGAGAAACTGTTCTTGCTTGGCTTACGCAAGCGAAGcagaaggaggagagagagcgaACTGCATCACTTGGTATGAAAATTTGATGGACGTGAGAAAATTCGTGAGAAGGTTCCCTGGAGGAGGACTAGACTTGTATGTACGGGTTGATGCGGTTGAATTAGGTATGTCTTTTGGTGCTGAATTTTAGTACTGGTTAGTTTCTTATCTCACACGGGCTTCACAAGCCAGGGCAACATAAATAGTGCTACTAATCCAGGCCAACAGTTGTAAACCCGCTCATTCCATtactcacaaaaaaaaaaaaaaacaccgttCTGCAATTGATGGCCTGAGGCTATTTAACGAAAATGCAAAAACAACTGGGATTACAAAGGTTATATAAGACAAACTTTACTATCAGAGGCAACAGGATACTTCAAAggagtccggctcctctccaatccatagggaattggaggatcctaTAGAAAACGTGAAACCTAACCCTAATCTGAAGAAGAACAgaagagtagagagagagaatcttgaTTGCATTTCTTGCATTGTGTTTTTCTCATCAACTGATTACAAAAGGAAATCGTGCACCACTGTTTTTCTCAACTGATTACAAAAGGAAATCGTGCACCACTTTATACAGAGAGGTGTTAGGGGCACATCACCTTAGAGGCACATCAATCACCCCTCTCACATTTAGGTGGGTCCTATTTTAGTGGGACCCACCTGCATGTGAGAAGGGTGTGATTGATGTGCTTCTAGCATTTTGGCTTTATACATAGTGTATCTTTTACAGAATCTTGCCAGCTCAGCATTCGCTAACAACTGCTTAGACTAACAACTGCTAAACCTGATTTACAAACCAACATGATTAACACTAACAAAAACTTAATAAACGTTAATGACCTTTGCTAATAGATCCTCCGATTCCAATTCAATGGTCAGGATTATCCTAGCATCTCCAGCCCCAAAACTCATATGGTATTCTACGGACACCAAATTACTCCCCAAATATTCCCCAATTATCGCATCTCATCCACCAATTTACCAAATTCCAAACATTAATTAGTAAAATTTCATATCGTAACTTTAATAACAGGTGCAGGTTTAAAGAACTATTAGATTCACAGAGTTAATCAAAGAATTCCTTTTGCAtttcttctaaaatattttttctgtaaaaattATCTTAGTAAAAATATCCTCATGAGCTAtataaaaaaacttttccaaaggGAAGTTTAACAGGGAGAGAAgatgccattcaaaaaaaaaaaaaaatttacaaacttcaaagaaaattcatttttttttttttgaatatgaaagaaaattcaTTAATCTTATGTAATTGATAAATATTTGATTAACCCTATATATGAATTAGATAGTTCTTTGAATCTGCACCTGTTATTAAAGTTATGATATGAAATTTTACTAATGTTTGGAATTTGATAAATTGGTGCCTGGGATACGATAATTGGGAAATATTTGGGGAGCAATTGGGTGCTTGTAAAATACCATATGAGCCTTGGGGCCGGAGATACTAGGGTAATCTTGACCATTCAaatggaattggaggatcctccaattctctaGCATGTAGCATCTAAAATCAATCATAGCATTATGATTTGTGCAAACTGCAAACCAATATGAGTAAATTTGTGATTTGATTGATGTCcaatgtttttgttttattcagCTCAACGTATGAAATCTAGGAGAATAAAGCAAAAGAAGGTGGTGTTTGTGGTGACATCAGTTGTCTTAACATCACTCCTATTTATCATCTTAGTTTGTTGGTTGGtgatgaagaagagaagaagaggtAACCAATTAAACTTCATTTCTAACTGGTATGTTTTCTTTCTAATTGGTTGCATAGAAACACGCTGATGCTTACCCCCCTCCTCATTTCGGCGTCACTCATGATCAGGATTGAACTCATTTAGCTtcatattttattgttttttttcgaTTATTCATACAGGGATAGACATTCAAGACAGCGATGAAGAAAACATAGAATTGCCCATCTTTGATATGGTCACCATTGTAGGGGCAACTAACAACTTTTCTGATTCAAATAAAATTGGAGAAGGGGGTTTTGGCTCTGTTTACAAGGTAATTTTGCTATTCTTAACTCATTCTGTAAAAGAGTGGAACAATTATAATTCTCTAAAAGAGACCCAAAAGCTACAGACTTACCAAGTAGTCGTGACAAAAATGACTCTTGTGTTGACTAACACAGGGTCATCTATCAACTGGAAAAGACATAGCTGTCAAGCGACTTTCGAGGGACTCCAAACAAGGTCTTAAGGAATTCAAAAACGAGGTTATTTTGATCGCCAAACTTCAACACCGTAATCTAGTTAGGCTATTGGGATATTGCATCCTCGGAGAAGAACGAATGCTAGTTTATGAGTACATGCCTAATGGAAGCTTGGATTCCATCATTTTTGGTTTGCCCAATAAaccttcctctctttttttcttcttaggAAGTCGTACTTATCAATTGGAAAGTAttttcacaaaagtttgtcTCATCGTATGACTAAGAAAATGAACTAGTTAAAAGTGTTATGAATTTCGGGAAATTGCAGATATAACACAAAGCAAATTGCTCACATGGAGTAGGCGCCTGGATATTATTATTGGGATTGCTAGGGGGATTCTTTATCTTCATCAAGATTCGAGATTGAAAGTCATCCACAGGGATCTTAAAGCTAGCAATGTGCTACTTGACAATGAGATGAATCCcaaaatttcagattttgggtTGGCTAGGGCTTTTGGAGGCGATCAGTCAtccgaaaaaacaaaaagggtgaTCGGAACTTAGTACGTGATCTAAGTCATGTTCCCTGTTTTACAAGTAATAACTTTTAGCactaatttttcatttctttttataaTGTTATGCAGTGGTTACATGGCTCCCGAATATACAATCGATGGCTTATTTTCAACAAAGTCAGATATTTTTAGCTTTGGAGTCATAGTTTTGGAGATAATGAGTGGCAAAATGAATAGAAAATTCTGTCATGCAGAC
This region includes:
- the LOC131306459 gene encoding G-type lectin S-receptor-like serine/threonine-protein kinase SD1-1, whose protein sequence is MLVYEYMPNGSLDSIIFDITQSKLLTWSRRLDIIIGIARGILYLHQDSRLKVIHRDLKASNVLLDNEMNPKISDFGLARAFGGDQSSEKTKRVIGTYGYMAPEYTIDGLFSTKSDIFSFGVIVLEIMSGKMNRKFCHADHDLNLLGHAWGLWMDGKASKLIDPVMEGSFPMSKVLRCIQIGLLCVQKCPEDRPTMSSVVLMLVSDTLTLSQPKAPGFYIERSSKQTYEHTPAQSSPSINEVTMTQLEAR